One Alphaproteobacteria bacterium genomic window, ATAACGTCCTGTGGAAGATGCAGTTGTACTGTCTGTTTCTGAAAGGGTTCGTCTAGCTGTTGCCCCAACGGCAAAAGAGGGAAGCAATCCGCCAAAAACCTTATCTACGCTCGCTTTTGCTGCGTCAGCGTCCGCATCCCTTTTCTTAAGTTCAGGGCTGTGTTGTAGGGTTAAATAAATAGCTTCTTCCTTGCTTTTGGGCAAAAGATTGGCGGGGTATGCAGCCTGTTCCAAAGATCTAGCAGGGTTGATCCCTGTATCTTTTAGATAAGCAGCCTCACTAGCTTTTAATTCGGCAACCGCCCTAATGGTATCACTCTTTGCCTTTTCCAGCTTGGCTTTTGTGGCAGCTGCATCATATAAAGTGGCTTCCCCAAATTCATGACGCGCTTTGGCAATACGGTAACTTTCTTGTAGTAAATCCTGATTTTTCTGGTTTAGATCCAAGACTTTCTGTTTCGAATAATAATCAATATGATCTTTAATGGCCTTAAATAAAATAGCCTTTTCTGTCATTAAATATTCAGCGGTGGCAGCATCCACCTGCTTGGCGGAAAATTCAATACCTGCTGTGGTGGCACCTCCGTTATAAAGATTTTGCTCAACACGAACTGATCCTTGTTTTGTGTCAGCCGTTGAAATCCCAGTGGGAGATGACTGAAGGGCCGGGTTAGAGCTGCTATTCACAGTTTTGGCGGAATCCCGCGTGTATTTTAAGTTAGCTTGTGCTGTTGGTAGCCAGTCTCTGCGGGCTGTGGATAGCCCCATCTGGGCTGCTTTCACTTGATATTCTGCCGTTAGCAAGGGACTTTGTTGATAGGCCCCCATCATCGAGCTCATCAAGGAAACAGAAAAAGGCGCACTTGTTGGGGCAGACGATTCTTTTGTAGCGGATTTTTCTGAAGCCATAGATGTGTTGGCTACAGCGGCATCCGGTGAAAATGTTGTGGGGATACCTTTTACCTCTTCATCCGAGAGATCTGCTGTTTCTTGTATATCTGGCAAAGCCTCTGTCGTATCCTGGGCAAAAGACAGCCCCTGCCACAGCAGCACCAAAACAATCAAACCATAGGTTAATCTTTTCAACATAAATTCCTAATTTGTGCACAATATTTAAGTCATCATACATTCGTTTCCTCCTTTTGTGAAGAGTTTGTAAAAAAGCCTTGAAGTTTAACAAGTGAATACCTATTTTAACTGTAGTTTGAGATTTTTTGAGGAGATGAAAAATGAAAAAATTAATTGCTTTTGCTTTTATGTTTGGTGTTTTGGCGTGTAACCAAGATGTGTTTTCTGCTGCACGTGAGGATGAGCCCTATAAGAGAATCATGATTGGGTGTGGTCAGGTTATGCCCCAAGATCAGGGCTTTATCGCAGAACATTGGACTAAACTTAAAGCTGGTGACTTTAGCGTTGATTTGAATCCCATTATGCGACCTCATTGTGTGGGAGATTGTTGGAATCCAGAAACAGTTAAAACGTTTCCTAAAAATGTTCAAAAAATTAAATTTAAACATGTAGGACTTGGGGGTATGCCCATTAACTGGCACCAATACTTGAAAGATGTGGTCATAAAAGGACCGGAGCTAGCACGACCAACCCTTGCGAAAAATAACTTTTCAGTGCCAATTCAGAATATGGGTCTTAGTTTTCTGAAGTCTCCTGAAGAAACTTTCGGAGGCGATGATTTAACGCCTTGTTTAAAAAATTATTATGATTGTTTACAGGCAAGTGGCACTTTGTCTTATATGAGTCAGAGGAGCTTCCCCCTCTTTTTTCGTTTTTCTTTATCTTTTGACGCTGATATTACTGAAGAGCAGTTTCAAAGATTTTCAAACTATATGAATGAAAAAGTAGACCGTACTGAGAATTTTGCAGACGGCTATGGATTCAAAAGAGATCCCCTCTGTATTGAAGACAAACAGTATCGCGCCCTTATG contains:
- a CDS encoding TolC family protein, with translation MLKRLTYGLIVLVLLWQGLSFAQDTTEALPDIQETADLSDEEVKGIPTTFSPDAAVANTSMASEKSATKESSAPTSAPFSVSLMSSMMGAYQQSPLLTAEYQVKAAQMGLSTARRDWLPTAQANLKYTRDSAKTVNSSSNPALQSSPTGISTADTKQGSVRVEQNLYNGGATTAGIEFSAKQVDAATAEYLMTEKAILFKAIKDHIDYYSKQKVLDLNQKNQDLLQESYRIAKARHEFGEATLYDAAATKAKLEKAKSDTIRAVAELKASEAAYLKDTGINPARSLEQAAYPANLLPKSKEEAIYLTLQHSPELKKRDADADAAKASVDKVFGGLLPSFAVGATARRTLSETDSTTASSTGRYSSRVNDLGGDATLSIPLDFRGSTQTSIKQYKYAAAQKRLEALHQRRDVIEKTSQAWDIWQATKATIDQVKAQVDAAKIAVDMAKEEYLAGSKQTIDVLASEQEYFSAQVELVRSEQGEVQAAYALLDAMGILRALYLNLEVPLYDPTQDENKIPFWGIGIADDDRMNTVQTSNDEMIKWGTNI